From a region of the Deltaproteobacteria bacterium genome:
- the dnaK gene encoding molecular chaperone DnaK translates to MAKVIGIDLGTTNSVVAVMEGKEPKVLTNSEGSRTTPSIVAFTESGERLVGQVAKRQAITNPENTVYAVKRLIGRKFDDPEVQKDVTICPFKIVKAANGDAHVLVRGKEYSPAEISAMVLQKMKQTAEDYLGEKVEEAVITVPAYFNDSQRQATKDAGRIAGLKVLRIINEPTAASLAYGLDKKKDEKIAVFDLGGGTYDISILEIGDGVFEVKATNGDTHLGGEDFDQRIIDWLADEFKKDQGIDLRTDKMALQRLKEAAEKAKMELSTSMETDINLPFITADATGPKHLNIKLSRAKMESLVADLIDKLVPPVHTALRDAGISATDVDEVILVGGMTRMPRVQEKVKEIFQKDPHRGVNPDEVVGIGAAIQAGVLKGDVKDVLLLDVTPLSLGIETLGGVMTKLIEKNTTIPTRKSQIFSTAADNQPAVSIHVLQGEREMAADNKTLGRFELVGIPPAPRGVPQIEVTFDIDANGIVNVSAKDLGTGKEQSIRITASSGLSEEEIQQAIKDAEMHAEEDRKRRELVEARNNADSLIYQTEKTLGEMGDKVDAETRKNIEDHIQQLKQAMEGNDKDAINKAAEELMQASHKLAETMYKSASEQQAAAGGAADQQGASTGAAGGDEEVVEAEFEEVSDDKK, encoded by the coding sequence ATGGCAAAGGTCATCGGCATTGACTTGGGGACCACAAACTCCGTCGTTGCAGTGATGGAGGGCAAGGAACCCAAGGTTTTGACAAATAGTGAAGGAAGCCGAACAACACCTTCAATCGTGGCCTTTACGGAAAGTGGAGAGCGACTGGTGGGCCAGGTGGCGAAAAGGCAGGCCATCACCAATCCAGAAAACACCGTTTACGCTGTGAAGCGACTCATAGGCCGCAAGTTTGATGATCCCGAGGTTCAAAAGGATGTGACTATCTGCCCGTTTAAAATCGTCAAAGCAGCCAATGGCGACGCTCACGTGCTGGTAAGGGGGAAAGAGTACAGCCCGGCGGAGATTTCTGCCATGGTTTTGCAGAAAATGAAGCAGACTGCCGAGGATTATCTGGGAGAAAAAGTGGAGGAGGCTGTAATCACAGTGCCCGCCTATTTCAACGACAGTCAGCGACAGGCTACCAAGGATGCAGGCCGGATAGCGGGACTCAAGGTGTTGCGGATTATCAACGAGCCAACTGCAGCCTCGCTTGCCTACGGGTTGGATAAGAAAAAGGACGAGAAAATAGCGGTCTTTGATCTTGGCGGCGGCACCTATGACATTTCCATTCTGGAGATCGGCGATGGAGTGTTTGAGGTGAAGGCCACCAATGGTGACACTCACCTGGGTGGCGAAGACTTTGATCAGCGGATCATAGATTGGCTGGCCGACGAGTTCAAAAAGGATCAGGGAATCGACTTGCGCACGGACAAAATGGCCCTGCAGCGTTTGAAGGAGGCTGCAGAAAAGGCCAAAATGGAGCTGTCAACCTCCATGGAGACGGATATCAATCTGCCTTTCATTACTGCTGACGCCACTGGGCCCAAACATCTCAACATCAAGTTGAGCAGGGCCAAAATGGAGAGTTTAGTGGCAGACCTCATTGACAAGCTGGTGCCCCCCGTTCATACAGCGTTGAGAGATGCCGGCATCAGTGCAACAGACGTGGATGAGGTTATTCTTGTTGGCGGGATGACCCGCATGCCTCGCGTGCAGGAAAAGGTAAAGGAGATCTTCCAGAAAGATCCCCATCGCGGTGTTAATCCGGATGAGGTGGTAGGCATTGGTGCTGCCATTCAGGCCGGTGTGCTCAAAGGTGATGTGAAGGATGTGCTCCTGCTGGATGTGACACCTCTCTCTCTGGGCATCGAGACCCTTGGCGGCGTCATGACCAAACTCATTGAAAAGAACACCACCATACCGACGCGCAAGAGCCAGATATTCTCGACTGCAGCGGACAATCAGCCGGCGGTCTCCATACATGTGCTTCAGGGTGAACGAGAGATGGCGGCTGACAACAAGACCCTGGGTCGTTTTGAACTGGTCGGCATTCCCCCGGCGCCCCGGGGAGTGCCGCAGATAGAGGTCACCTTTGACATAGACGCCAACGGCATAGTGAATGTCTCGGCAAAGGACCTGGGCACTGGCAAGGAGCAGTCAATTAGGATCACTGCTTCCAGCGGCCTGAGTGAAGAGGAAATTCAACAGGCCATCAAAGACGCGGAAATGCACGCAGAAGAAGACAGGAAGAGACGTGAGTTGGTCGAGGCCAGAAATAATGCTGATTCGCTCATCTATCAGACCGAGAAGACTCTTGGAGAGATGGGCGACAAGGTGGATGCTGAAACCAGGAAAAACATCGAAGATCACATCCAGCAACTCAAACAGGCCATGGAAGGCAATGACAAGGATGCCATTAACAAGGCTGCCGAGGAGCTCATGCAGGCGTCTCACAAACTGGCGGAAACCATGTACAAATCTGCCTCTGAGCAACAAGCCGCTGCCGGAGGTGCTGCTGACCAGCAAGGCGCCTCCACAGGTGCGGCAGGTGGAGACGAAGAGGTGGTGGAAGCGGAGTTTGAAGAGGTGAGTGACGACAAGAAGTAA
- a CDS encoding penicillin-binding protein activator, which produces MVTRRIAALLAVVFLVGCAVAPERRKEGERLPAEVSRQAEAARQLAQAEEAYKQGDLAEASTRYQQLAMSFPHTPEAVKALLRQGQIAFQQSRYSEALAQFKKVIELAPPGEESKEARLGALRCYLKLERFEEARQVGKPLFDHLVETTRREEVAESMGDASAALDDPEAAVSWYGKAYDLADEEIRTELAENTKTQVEKLSSDSLQALLEEYPAQFPSLLLQTRLARVEMESGELGRARDRLEQLMKDNPQEAMLPEWQGMLATIQEWLQVDMHRVGCLLPLSGPYQSYGDQVLRGISMAYQEVNSSAAADHQGIEVVVYDSGRDASAVAAAVHELVMTHRVAAILGPLSRKSAETAAEEAQRLKVPIITLTQKEGISKIGEYVFRDALTNEDQARALARYAILGLGYKRFAILYPRDNYGNRLMNLFWDELDNLGAEVRGVESYEPSQTDFADQIKKLVGLYYPRPEIEATEPDAVLQEKTIAGEAEKAKSEGEQAEEPLPIVDFEAVFIPDSYDKVGLIAPQLVYYDVTGVKLLGTNLWNSPKLLEMAGPYVQGAVFVDGFFADSRLPLSREFSKNYQEIFGVKPGYPAAQGYDAFRLLMEALNRPGVVSRPQLRNSIASIRGFFGVEGNGSVSPSGVVEKPPTFITIKKNHMEQLPVDIDALSKVPLSQPTAGTLAPENSVADISPSME; this is translated from the coding sequence ATGGTGACAAGGCGAATCGCTGCTTTGCTGGCAGTGGTTTTTCTGGTTGGATGCGCTGTTGCTCCGGAGAGGCGAAAGGAAGGCGAACGACTTCCAGCTGAAGTTAGCAGACAGGCTGAAGCTGCCCGCCAGCTGGCTCAGGCAGAAGAGGCCTACAAACAGGGGGATCTTGCCGAGGCCAGTACGCGCTACCAGCAGTTGGCCATGTCTTTTCCCCACACTCCTGAAGCTGTAAAGGCCCTCCTGCGCCAGGGTCAAATAGCTTTCCAGCAAAGCCGCTATTCAGAGGCCCTCGCTCAGTTCAAGAAAGTTATCGAGCTGGCGCCGCCAGGAGAAGAAAGCAAAGAGGCCCGTTTGGGTGCCCTCCGGTGCTACCTGAAACTCGAGCGGTTTGAAGAGGCCAGACAGGTGGGCAAGCCTCTCTTCGACCATCTGGTAGAGACTACCAGGAGGGAGGAGGTTGCAGAATCGATGGGGGACGCCAGCGCAGCCCTCGATGACCCTGAGGCTGCAGTGTCCTGGTACGGCAAGGCCTACGATCTTGCCGATGAAGAGATACGGACTGAGCTGGCAGAAAATACCAAGACACAGGTGGAAAAACTCAGCAGTGATTCACTGCAAGCATTGCTCGAAGAGTATCCAGCACAGTTTCCCAGCCTGCTCCTGCAGACCAGGCTGGCGAGAGTGGAGATGGAAAGTGGCGAACTCGGCAGGGCCCGGGACAGATTAGAGCAGCTGATGAAAGACAACCCCCAGGAAGCAATGCTGCCAGAATGGCAGGGAATGCTGGCGACGATTCAGGAGTGGCTGCAAGTGGATATGCACAGGGTGGGATGCCTGCTTCCCCTCAGTGGACCATACCAGAGCTATGGTGATCAGGTGCTCAGGGGCATCAGTATGGCTTACCAGGAAGTAAACTCTTCGGCGGCTGCTGACCACCAGGGCATCGAGGTGGTGGTGTACGACAGCGGCCGTGATGCCTCTGCAGTGGCTGCGGCTGTGCACGAACTGGTCATGACCCACAGGGTTGCCGCTATATTGGGTCCACTTAGCAGAAAATCGGCGGAAACAGCTGCTGAAGAAGCGCAGCGTCTTAAAGTTCCCATTATTACTCTGACTCAGAAGGAAGGCATAAGCAAGATAGGTGAATATGTATTCAGAGATGCCCTCACCAATGAGGATCAGGCCAGAGCCCTGGCCCGCTATGCTATACTGGGACTGGGATATAAACGTTTTGCCATTCTCTATCCCCGCGACAATTACGGCAACCGTCTGATGAATTTGTTTTGGGATGAACTCGATAACCTGGGCGCCGAGGTGAGGGGGGTCGAGTCCTACGAGCCCTCCCAGACGGACTTTGCCGACCAGATAAAAAAATTGGTGGGCCTCTATTATCCTCGCCCGGAAATTGAAGCGACGGAGCCTGATGCCGTACTCCAGGAAAAAACAATTGCTGGAGAAGCTGAAAAAGCAAAGTCTGAGGGGGAGCAGGCAGAAGAGCCCCTGCCAATTGTCGACTTTGAAGCCGTTTTTATTCCGGACAGCTATGACAAAGTCGGTCTTATCGCACCCCAGCTGGTCTATTATGACGTAACTGGCGTGAAATTGCTTGGCACCAATCTGTGGAACTCACCGAAGTTGCTGGAGATGGCCGGGCCGTACGTCCAGGGGGCGGTTTTTGTAGACGGCTTTTTTGCAGACAGCAGATTGCCACTCAGCCGTGAATTCAGTAAGAATTATCAAGAAATCTTTGGTGTCAAACCTGGCTATCCAGCAGCCCAGGGCTATGATGCCTTCCGCTTGCTGATGGAGGCCCTCAACAGACCCGGCGTGGTTTCTCGGCCACAGCTGCGCAATAGTATTGCCTCCATACGAGGCTTCTTTGGAGTGGAGGGAAATGGTTCAGTATCTCCTTCAGGTGTGGTGGAAAAACCGCCCACTTTTATTACCATAAAGAAAAATCATATGGAGCAGCTGCCGGTAGACATTGATGCCCTGAGCAAAGTGCCCCTGTCCCAGCCAACGGCGGGCACTCTGGCACCAGAGAATTCTGTGGCAGATATCTCCCCTAGCATGGAATGA
- the gatC gene encoding Asp-tRNA(Asn)/Glu-tRNA(Gln) amidotransferase subunit GatC — MKISREEIEHIAELARLEISDREKDELTGQMNRILQYMEKLNELDTTGVAATSHAIDLQNAFREDTVQQSLPREECLANAPESNGVEFVVPRVI; from the coding sequence ATGAAGATTAGCCGGGAAGAGATCGAGCATATCGCAGAACTGGCCAGACTGGAGATAAGCGATAGAGAGAAGGATGAGCTGACCGGCCAGATGAACCGAATTCTGCAGTACATGGAAAAACTGAATGAATTGGATACCACTGGAGTGGCGGCCACCTCTCATGCCATTGATCTCCAGAATGCCTTCAGGGAGGATACAGTGCAGCAGTCTCTTCCCAGGGAGGAGTGCCTGGCAAATGCCCCGGAGTCAAATGGGGTGGAATTTGTGGTGCCGAGAGTTATCTGA
- the grpE gene encoding nucleotide exchange factor GrpE yields MESREEEKLESQSDEKMSPETNSAEPHSDGRSATADQQPFDPETADREALLRHYRELEEKLQGAEEKVLRVAADAENFKKRLEREKQEYARYANEKFIRELLPVLDNLERALEHATAGANQEGLVQGLQMTIKAFTEALERFGCTVVEALGKSFDPNFHEAVCQEESTEHPANTVLRELQKGYMLNDRLLRPAMVAVARSPDKDSTTGEDKSTTDAERKSNNTVKVKVSQA; encoded by the coding sequence GTGGAATCCAGAGAAGAGGAGAAACTAGAGAGCCAGAGTGACGAAAAAATGAGCCCCGAGACAAACTCTGCCGAACCACACAGTGACGGCAGGTCTGCAACTGCCGATCAGCAGCCTTTCGATCCAGAGACGGCTGATCGGGAGGCGCTTCTCCGTCACTACAGGGAGCTGGAAGAGAAACTGCAGGGAGCAGAAGAAAAAGTTTTGCGGGTAGCAGCCGATGCGGAAAACTTCAAAAAGAGACTGGAGCGCGAGAAGCAAGAGTATGCTCGCTACGCCAACGAGAAGTTTATCCGGGAGTTGCTGCCGGTGCTGGACAATCTGGAGCGTGCCCTTGAACACGCCACCGCTGGCGCCAACCAGGAGGGACTGGTGCAAGGCCTGCAGATGACAATCAAGGCCTTCACTGAAGCTTTAGAGAGATTTGGTTGTACTGTGGTCGAGGCGTTGGGAAAGAGTTTCGATCCCAATTTCCACGAAGCAGTGTGTCAGGAGGAAAGCACGGAACACCCGGCCAATACCGTACTGCGGGAGTTGCAGAAAGGCTACATGCTCAATGATCGTCTACTGCGACCGGCAATGGTAGCGGTGGCAAGATCGCCAGACAAGGATTCTACGACTGGCGAAGACAAAAGTACAACCGATGCCGAAAGAAAAAGTAACAACACAGTTAAGGTCAAAGTGAGCCAGGCTTGA
- the hrcA gene encoding heat-inducible transcription repressor HrcA yields MEELLHGERTRQVLEAVIIEYIKTGTPVGSRAIAKKYGLNVSPATIRNVMSDLEDLGLLSQPHTSAGRVPTELGLRIYVDSIVKVKALSSSERERIKRSYTGKVRKVESLLKDTSRVLSSFSKQTSMVLTPRLSTTVFKRIEFIRLRPNVVLVILVSTAGTVHNTVIETEEDIPQNELERYTRFLNDMLKNLTLQQVKERLLSEMKREKTLFDNLLAQAVKLSKQVLEKDLASSELIIDGRMNLLEYPELADLEQMRRIFAAFEEKGKIIELLDKSTAAEGVHIFIGSESELQDMERVSFVTSPYTSGEDVLGTLGVVGPIRMDYARIIPLVDYTAKLLSKMLEETF; encoded by the coding sequence ATGGAAGAACTCCTGCATGGAGAGAGAACAAGGCAGGTACTCGAGGCTGTCATTATCGAGTACATCAAGACCGGAACCCCTGTGGGTTCCAGGGCCATAGCCAAGAAATATGGTCTCAATGTCAGTCCGGCTACCATTCGCAATGTGATGTCTGACCTGGAGGATCTGGGCCTTTTATCTCAGCCGCATACATCTGCAGGGCGGGTTCCCACTGAGCTTGGCCTGCGCATATATGTGGACTCCATTGTCAAGGTCAAAGCACTCAGTAGTTCAGAAAGAGAGCGAATCAAACGTTCCTACACTGGTAAAGTAAGGAAGGTAGAAAGTTTGCTCAAGGATACCTCTCGAGTGCTGTCCTCCTTTAGCAAACAGACCAGTATGGTGCTCACTCCTCGCCTTTCTACCACCGTATTCAAGAGAATAGAATTCATCAGGCTCAGGCCCAATGTCGTCCTGGTAATACTCGTTTCCACAGCAGGCACTGTGCATAACACGGTGATAGAGACAGAAGAGGACATCCCCCAGAATGAACTGGAACGCTACACTCGTTTTCTCAATGATATGCTCAAGAATCTGACTCTGCAGCAGGTAAAAGAGCGGTTGCTGTCAGAAATGAAGCGAGAGAAAACGCTCTTTGACAACCTTCTTGCTCAGGCGGTCAAATTGAGCAAGCAGGTTCTGGAAAAAGATCTCGCCAGCAGTGAACTCATCATTGATGGCAGGATGAATCTGCTGGAATATCCAGAGCTTGCTGATCTGGAACAGATGCGGAGAATATTTGCTGCCTTTGAGGAGAAGGGCAAGATTATTGAACTCCTGGACAAGAGTACTGCTGCTGAGGGGGTCCACATCTTCATCGGTTCGGAAAGCGAATTGCAGGACATGGAAAGAGTGAGCTTTGTCACCTCCCCCTACACCAGCGGCGAGGACGTTCTCGGCACTCTGGGTGTGGTCGGTCCTATTCGGATGGATTATGCCCGAATTATTCCTCTGGTGGATTACACAGCAAAACTCCTGAGCAAGATGTTGGAGGAGACTTTCTGA
- the gatA gene encoding Asp-tRNA(Asn)/Glu-tRNA(Gln) amidotransferase subunit GatA, whose translation MEPFALTIHQLRGLLDRGEITSEEVTASIFARIRTLEPKIAAYITLFEEEALEQAREQDRLGYHQAGILAGIPLALKDVLCTRGARTTCGSKILNNYIPPFDATVVERIRLAGGILLGKTNMDEFAMGSSNENSAFYATHNPWNTQMIPGGSSGGSAAAVAADECIAALGSDTGGSIRQPASHCGVVGLKPTYGRVSRYGLVAFASSLDQIGPLTKSVTDAAIMMNVIAGYDQRDSTSVPVEVPDYRQYLVEDLEGITVGIPQQYFVGGLDAEVEQVVRQAVALLADLGARCVEVSLPHTEYGVAAYYIIAAAEASSNLARYDGVKYGYRDRSGSSLMAMYRKSRSHGFGVEVKRRIMLGTYALSAGYYEAYYKKASQVRTLIRRDFQQVFDSCDVLATPVAPSPPFALGDKVDDPLQMYLSDVFTLPASLAGIPGLSVPCGFSSKGLPIGVQLLAPHFQEGSILRVGYNLEKNTDFHLQRPAL comes from the coding sequence ATGGAACCATTTGCCCTTACCATTCACCAGTTGCGCGGCCTGTTGGATCGAGGGGAGATAACTTCTGAAGAGGTGACCGCTTCCATCTTTGCCAGAATTCGGACCTTGGAGCCCAAGATTGCCGCCTATATTACCCTGTTTGAAGAAGAAGCCCTGGAGCAAGCTCGCGAGCAAGACCGCCTGGGATACCACCAAGCAGGAATTCTGGCCGGTATACCTCTGGCACTCAAGGACGTGCTGTGCACCAGAGGTGCAAGAACCACCTGTGGTTCAAAGATCCTGAATAACTACATCCCTCCCTTTGATGCCACTGTAGTGGAGCGAATAAGACTGGCGGGTGGCATACTTCTGGGCAAAACAAATATGGATGAATTCGCCATGGGCTCTTCCAATGAGAACTCGGCCTTTTATGCAACCCACAATCCCTGGAACACTCAGATGATTCCCGGCGGTTCCAGCGGCGGCTCAGCTGCCGCCGTGGCAGCTGACGAATGCATTGCTGCCCTCGGCTCGGACACGGGCGGCTCTATTCGGCAGCCAGCTTCACATTGCGGCGTTGTGGGTCTGAAGCCTACCTACGGCAGGGTGTCGCGCTATGGCCTTGTTGCCTTTGCCTCCTCACTAGATCAGATTGGTCCTTTGACCAAGAGTGTTACTGATGCTGCCATTATGATGAATGTCATAGCCGGGTATGATCAAAGGGATTCTACCTCTGTTCCCGTAGAAGTTCCCGATTATCGGCAGTATCTTGTGGAAGACCTCGAGGGCATCACGGTGGGTATTCCGCAACAGTACTTCGTGGGGGGGCTGGATGCAGAGGTAGAGCAGGTGGTTCGGCAGGCTGTTGCCCTGCTGGCTGATCTTGGGGCTCGATGTGTAGAGGTCTCTCTGCCCCATACCGAATACGGCGTTGCGGCATACTACATTATTGCAGCTGCGGAGGCCAGTTCCAACCTGGCTCGTTACGATGGGGTCAAGTACGGCTATCGCGATCGCAGTGGCAGCAGCCTCATGGCCATGTATCGGAAGAGTAGATCACACGGTTTTGGTGTGGAGGTAAAAAGAAGAATTATGTTGGGTACCTATGCTCTCTCTGCTGGCTACTATGAAGCATACTACAAGAAGGCTTCCCAGGTACGCACCTTGATTCGCCGAGATTTTCAACAGGTTTTCGACAGCTGTGACGTGTTGGCCACACCGGTTGCTCCCAGCCCGCCATTTGCTCTGGGTGACAAGGTAGACGATCCACTGCAGATGTACCTTTCCGATGTCTTTACTCTGCCGGCCAGTCTGGCAGGGATACCAGGGCTGTCAGTGCCTTGCGGCTTCAGCAGCAAAGGATTGCCCATAGGAGTGCAGCTGCTGGCGCCCCATTTTCAGGAGGGCTCCATCCTGAGGGTAGGGTACAACCTCGAGAAAAATACCGACTTTCATCTGCAGCGGCCTGCCTTGTAA